gtgtaaatattctatgcgttcaggagactaaatggaagggccagaaggcgaaggaggttgaggatactggcttcaagctttggtacacgggagcaactccgagtaggaatggtgtaggcatcttgattgataggagccttaaggatggagtcgtagatgttagaaggcaaggcgaccggattatcctaatccggttggtagttggagattcggttttgaatgtgatcagtgcctatgcccctcaggtaggccttagtgagagcaccaagatgcagttctgggaagatctagatagcatggttagtaccgtgcctaccagcgagaaactcttcataggaggagatctcaacggccatgtgggtgcgactaatgtagggttcgagcgagtgcacagaggttttgggtatggtagcaggagtcaagagggggaggatgtgttgaacttcgcgttagcctatgacttgttgatagcgaataccgtgtttaagaagagggaatcccatcttgtgatatttcgtagtggacaacactcgagccagatcgactttatccttgctaggagggaggatagacgtgattgcttagattgtaaggtgatacctggggagtgtattgtccctcaacacaagcttgtggtggcggactttcgtcttcgggtacgtgtccactgggacaaacgtgccaagattgcgagaacaaagtggtggaagtttagaggggaagcggcacaagtgtttaaggaaaggatgctagatgaggggccttgggaagaaggagaagacgcagatgacatgtggctaaagatggcaacatgtgttcagaaggtggcctcagaggtgtttggcgtgagtaggggaggcaaacaggaggggaaagacatctggtggtggaatgacgaggtgcaaagggctattaaggagaagaaggagtgtttcaagcgcctccaccttgacaagagtgcagccaacatcgagagctataaattagcgaagagggttgcaaagcgagctgtgaatgtagcaaagggtatgatgacctgtatcagcggctaggcacgaaagaaggggagaaggacatttataggatggctaggatccgcgagcggaagacaagggacatcaaccaaatcaaatgcattaaggatgggacagatcgactgctagtgaaggatgaggagatcatggatagatggagagagtacttcgacaagttgtttaatggggagagtgagggccctacccttgagttagatgactcttttgacgataccaacagacgttttgtgaggagaattcaggaggtagagatctgggaagctttgaagaggatgaagggaggtaaatcgatgggccctgatggtatccccattgaggtgtggagatgcctaggagatagagcaatagtatggttaactaagctttttaatctcattttcggtcaaacaagatgccggaagaatggaggagaagtatattagtacctatcttcaaaaacaagggtgatgttcaaagttgtactaactatcgtgggattaagctgatgagccatacgatgaagctttgtgagagggttatcgagcatcgcctaagaagagtgacaagtgcgacccaaaaccaatttgggttcatgcctggaaggtcaaccatggaggtgattttcttaatatgacaattgatggagagatatagggaacagaagaaggacttgcacatggtcttcattgaccttgagaaggcatatgacaaagtaccgagaaatgtcatgtggtgggccttggagaagcacaaagtcccaactaagtacattaccctcattaaagatatgtacaagaatgcgacgacgtttgtccggacatgtgatggcaacaccactgactttcctattaacataggcctacaccaggggtcagcattgagcccttatttatttgctttagtgatggatgaggtcacaagggatatacaaggtgagatcccttggtgtatgctctttgctgatgatgtggtgctagttgacgagagtagggcaggggttaataggaagttggagctgtggagacgcacgttagaatcgaaagggttcagacttagtaggaccaagaccgagtatatgatgtgcgatttcagcgcgactaggcatgaggggggagatgttagtctagatggacaagtggtggttcAGAAGGAtatttttcggtatttaggatcggtgctacaaaaggattgcgacattgatgaagatgttaggcatagaatttcaactGGCTAGTTGAAATAGcgacaagcttctggcatcctttgtgacaagagggtgccacaaaagctaaaaggcaaattctataggacagcaattcgtccggcgatgctatacggtgctgaatgttggcctacaaaaaggcgacatgtccagcaactgagtgtagcagagatgcggatgttgcggtggttttgcgggcacacaaggagggatagagtccggaacgaagttattcgggatagggtcggagtggcaccaattgaggagaagcttacccagcatcggctgagatggtttggacatgtccaacgaaggcctcctgaggcgccggtgcgtaatggggttcttgagtgggtcgataatgtaaagagggggtAAAGGTAGACCTAGACTGACGTGTGatacgttagtctagatggacaagcCGGAAGATGACAAGCGTCAACATCTTAAAACTTTATTTTTGAAGGGATTTGTTGATGGTAAGCCAGTTACGAAGATGCTGGTAGATGGAGGTGCAGCCGTGAATATAATGCCTTACGTGATGCTGCACAAACTTGGAAAATGTCAAGATGATCTGACAAAGACTGATATGATGCTCAAGGACTTCGAAGGAGTTGTATCTCCTGCATTGGGAGCATTATGCGTTGACTTGACAATCGGCAGTAAGACCCTTCCTACTACTTTCTTTGTTATTAATGGCAAGGGTTCGTACAGCTTACTGTTGGAAcgagattggattcatgccaactgttgcatTTCCTCCACTATGCATCAATACCTTATACAATGGATTGATGATGCCGTCGAAATAGTGTCTGCCGATTCATCATTCAGCATAGCTTTGGCTGAAGCTCATACAGTAAGTTATGATAATGTGAGTTGTTTTTTTGGCCAAGCATGGGAGAAGGATTCCTGCGAGTAGCCGATTATGAATCTACATCAATTCAAGCAAGCAGTCCTCCAGATGAATCTTGTCGGATGAAAATATAGCCGATTGATAGTATCGGTTGGGATACAGGCCATAGCCGATACAATAAGTATAGCCTCTAgtgcaaaaaatatgtaaaGCCGACTATAATCTAAATACGTCGGTTAACACATGGCCGATGCGATATGCGTCGCCCTTAGAGCAATAAAAATACAAAGAGAAGTGTATTTTTGTTGGCATTTATACTGCAAAATATTATTCATCACAGCGAGATTCGGGAGTCACATGATGAGCATATGTCACAAAGCAGTTGGATTGTTTGTGTTACAATGGACGAGTTTCAAAACTACAGCTCAAGATATTGTCAGGTTTCTTACAACGATCCGAGGGCATTCTGGATCGCATTCATCGCAGGCAGGCGGATTTTGTCAGCTTTTTGGATCACCTTGTTATCATCACTTGCCGAACCAGGGATCGGCTGCATGCTCTTGTGCAGTTGGTAAGCTTGGCGTGCTTGTTCTTGCTTTTCTCTTTCAAGTCTGATGATGGTTGGTTGAATCCTAGCCAAGTCATTATCTACGACATCAATCTCTTGGTTGACTCGATTGAGTACCTGAAGGAGAGAGTCGCGCTTGGATTCCAGTTCGCTCTTAGTCTTCTTCATAGAGTCAATTTCGGCACAGGTTGATTCTAGTTGATTCTTGAAATCATCTCTTTGCTTTCAGATCTGTTCCTGCTGAGCACGGTCGGCGAGACGCTTCTGAGCCTTGAAAACTTGTACTCGGTGACTCTCGATAAAAGCTGCAGGAATCAAAACTTCTTCGATTGATTCTGGGAGTTGGCCTTCCAAAGTCTTCAGAATAGTGCGAATCGGCTTGGCGTCCCGGACCAGTTAACCAATATCCTGGCTCAGAAGCTGGAATACCTCTTGGAGCTTGGCCTTGACATCGTCAGGTAGTACAGCCGATTCAGCCGAAgatggttcttcttcttcttgtgcaGTGATTCCGATTTGGAAGGAGAACATGCTATTATCTGGGGAATCCTGCGCCTGAAATGAAGGATTGGTTAGCAGATGGAAATCATCGAGTTGTAAAATTGGCCGGAGGGAAAATGCTTACTTGCTTCAAGTTTATTTCATCAAGATTAGAGCCAGAAGGAAGAAGTGTAGAGATTGTGGTATCAGGTGTGTCTTGTTGGATTGATAGTTGACTGGAGGATCCGGCCAATGCTTGCTGGGTAGCCTGAAAGTGTTTGTCAAAAATTGCATGTGAATTTGCGGATAAGTTCTGGGTTTTACCTGACGAAATGAAGATGATGTTCTTGCTTTCTTCGAAGAGGGAGATAGTGTCCTGATCTGAAGATGACAAATGATTGTGATCAAAGATTTAGAGTAAAAGCATGGAGGATGACTGTATGAGTAATATCAAATTTGACTTACTATAGCTAAAAGAGGAGCCAGTTCATTGATTAATATTTACAACAGCTAAATTAGGCTGTTACACTGGCAGTTACTCCTAGTCTACTCGTCATCAAAGACGTTGCTGATCACTGCATCTAAGCTAACTTCTTCGACAACAGCATCAGCAACTATACTAAGGTCATCGACGAGCTCGTAGAAGTCCTCTGGCTCTTCGCCCACCGGGAAGACCGGGTGGAAGGTCCGGCAATCAGCCCCGGACATGGTTTGCACCACGGCGATGGCGACGGTGGCACCCCGGTGAACTCCATGACTGGCGATTTCCCGGACACGGTTGCGAACGTCTTGCAGGCGGGTGACGACGGTGTCACCCCGTGCATTCACCGCATCCGTTGCGTTGGCGGCTGCGATGTGGAGGGCTTGGATCTGTGACACCAGAACTAAGGAAAAAGGAGTCAGATGGCAGAAACTGAAAAGTGAAGGGAAGCCTCGCATGGAAGAAAAAGGCTTACAAGCAACTctggagtcggcggcggtgagctgaGCGCGGACGACCGCCCGATCGGATTGCGCCACCTCCAGTTCGGTGGCGAGACGGTGAGACCTCTTGGTCTCCTCGGAGTAGTTCTCGCGAGCCTCGTCCTTCTCCCGGAGAAGCTGGCGGATGTACTCGCGAGTTTCCTCGTTGAGGTCGTGGAAGGGGCTCTCCGGTTCGGAAGAATCCGGAGATGACGGTGAGATCAGTTTTGGCCAAGATTGAGCTAGTCAGTTGTGAAGGGAATACATTACCCGTGGCGTCGGCGGATCGCCGGTGGCTGGCTGGAAGAACTCTCACCGATGCGCTTGTTGCTTGCCATTGTTGGGAGGAAGAAACTAGGGTTTTTGGGgttgaaggaagaagaaagggcaagGAATACTGTGGCCGATAAAAGTTTGCTCTTGATGCTCGACCGATGGCTATTATTTATGGGCCGGGTGGAGAGAAAGGATCGGGTAAAAAGACAGAAAATGAAGTGTCATATTTGATTTGTGTGGACAGGAAGCCAAAGACGAAGGGCGAAGAAGAGTTGTTCTAAATGCTGGTTGGAGCATTGGTGCAGAAGGGTAATCATGATTCAAACTAATTTCAGAGCAAAAATATATTACTCCGAAactagggggcatgtgttgacaccgttttttggcacgtgtcaaggaagatgATAGTGTGAAGGAAGAGGTTGCCAAAAGATGTACAAAACTGACATCGGCCAATGGAATGGTAGCCGATGGGCCGAGGGAATATTCTAGTATGGGAGGTGCTGATGCGCTTGGCTTGGCATTTGGCCggtgttgccgatgaagtcaaggaaatATTCTGGATTTGACCAAGATTATGGCGTTTCGGTTGTGATTTAGTTATGTTTATTTTAGGGgatctcttttctttttagtcaaGATATATGTTTGATGACCTGGAGATAATTGTTAGAATCAAACAGAAATTCACGAAGCAAAGGTTTCAGGTTTCTTACTTGAGAAGGTGAAGCCCTTGTCCTTACTTTCTTCAGCGCCGGAGACAATGTCCTAATCCAGAAAAATGATTGATACA
The genomic region above belongs to Panicum virgatum strain AP13 chromosome 8N, P.virgatum_v5, whole genome shotgun sequence and contains:
- the LOC120685932 gene encoding uncharacterized protein LOC120685932, encoding MWNGKRWTHGQQASLSATPPSAQLTDTLAVNVPDTLPAGESAEDMPTSPPSTRIRTLSPALKKVRTRASPSQIRTLSPSSKKARTSSSFRQATQQALAGSSSQLSIQQDTPDTTISTLLPSGSNLDEINLKQAQDSPDNSMFSFQIGITAQEEEEPSSAESAVLPDDVKAKLQEVFQLLSQDIG